The Malus domestica chromosome 10, GDT2T_hap1 genome contains a region encoding:
- the LOC139188559 gene encoding uncharacterized protein: MYVSNNADLKKEILDEAHVSACAMHLGVKAERKKTSGLMQPVPMPQLKWEDITMDFVYKLPRTQNGYDGIWYHGVPVSIISDRDPRFTSKFWVAFQETLEVGERVLMGPKIVEETTQNIQLSPWRSVVRFGKKDKLSPRYIGPYQITERVGEVAYRLELPPELSKVHDVFHVSMLRHYISDPSHVIPAQPLEINPDLTYDEEPVTILDWKDKVLRNKTVCLVKVLCKNHSVKEATWEADDRMKEMYPHLFYGY; the protein is encoded by the exons ATGTATGTGTCGAATAATGCggatttaaagaaagaaattcttGATGAAGCGCATGTATCGGCATGTGCAATGCATCTTGGag TTAAAGCTGAGAGGAAAAAGACATCTGGATTGATGCAGCCAGTTCCCATGCCACAATTGAAGTGGGaagatattactatggattttgtgtacaagcttcctcgtacacaaaatggttatgacggcatttgg tatcatggagttccggttagtattatctcggatcgggatcctagatttacttctaagttctggGTAGCATTTCAGGAGACTCTTG aggttggtgaaagagttttaatggGCCCTAAGATTGTAGAGGaaactactcagaatattcag CTATCACCGTGGAGAAGTGTAGTACGGTTTGGGAAAAAGGAtaagctaagtcctaggtacatcggACCGTATCAAATCACCGAGCGAGttggtgaggttgcttacaggcttgagttacCTCCAGAGTTATCTAAAGTGcacgatgtttttcatgtttctaTGCTTCGTCATTATATCTCTGATCCATCACATGTGATACCTGCTCAgccattggaaattaatccagatttaacttatgatgaggagccagtgacaattttggattggaaagataaggttctgAGGAATAAAACCGTGTGCTTGGTGAAAGTTTTGTGCAAGAATCACTCAGTCaaggaagctacttgggaggcagaTGATCGTATGAAAGAAATGTATCCACACTTATTTTATGGTTATTAA